In one window of Gossypium arboreum isolate Shixiya-1 chromosome 4, ASM2569848v2, whole genome shotgun sequence DNA:
- the LOC108459244 gene encoding protein trichome birefringence-like 16, protein MKGGDGFRTTGKKISVALLALVLMTLLLWDWETNPFVYTHVSTQYQSNTPPEPMEPAETKTDGNKYQSLEKEEGKEPMENGDDFEAEMIDGSFVNETASVDTKVCNYARGRWVADSRPPLYAAQCKYMERKWACRLSSRTDFSYEGYRWQSVDCQKPEFEASHFLER, encoded by the exons ATGAAAGGAGGAGATGGTTTCAGAACAACTGGAAAGAAAATCTCTGTGGCTCTGCTTGCTCTGGTTTTGATGACCTTATTGCTTTGGGATTGGGAGACCAATCCTTTTGTTTATACACATGTATCAACCCAATACCAGTCCAACACACCTCCTG AGCCTATGGAGCCTGCTGAGACGAAAACTGATGGAAATAAGTATCAATCACTTGAGAAAGAAGAAGGGAAAGAGCCAATGGAAAATGGTGATGATTTTGAAGCTGAGATGATAGATGGTAGCTTTGTAAATGAGACAGCCTCAGTCGATACAAAAG TCTGTAATTATGCAAGAGGTAGATGGGTTGCTGATAGCAGGCCGCCTTTATATGCTGCTCAATGCAAGTATATGGAAAGGAAGTGGGCATGCAGACTCTCCAGTCGAACAGATTTCTCCTACGAAGGTTATAGATGGCAGTCCGTAGATTGTCAAAAGCCAGAATTTGAGGCCTCTCATTTCTTGGAAAGGTAA
- the LOC128291558 gene encoding protein trichome birefringence-like 14 produces the protein MKDKIVAFVGDSLSRQQFESMMCMLTGGQESSDIEDVQFLYTGEIHHPGWGYRFRSTNTTILYSKSTRLCDLEPINATDPNTLNAMHLDRQPAFIRENIDHLNVLVMNTDQHWRKTLVSWDNEVMYVNGAPVQDRNLKNISNAMIFKVNNIVKWLDSKLASNPNLQVFFRTKSPTHFFKGDWDTGGRCDNTIPMTRGSEVFEDESSDKVVAAAVKGTRVKLLDITALSDLRDEAHNSYYGKKSPDCLHWCLPGVPDTWNELLNAQL, from the coding sequence aTGAAAGACAAAATAGTTGCCTTTGTTGGAGATTCATTGAGCAGACAGCAATTTGAATCCATGATGTGCATGCTCACCGGGGGCCAAGAGAGCTCTGACATTGAAGATGTTCAGTTCCTATACACCGGAGAGATCCATCACCCTGGTTGGGGTTACCGGTTTCGGAGTACCAATACCACAATCTTGTATTCTAAGTCAACAAGACTGTGTGATCTAGAGCCTATTAATGCCACCGATCCAAACACCCTTAACGCCATGCATTTGGACCGTCAGCCAGCTTTCATTCGAGAAAACATCGATCACCTTAATGTATTAGTCATGAACACGGATCAGCATTGGAGAAAAACGTTGGTTAGCTGGGACAACGAGGTGATGTACGTGAACGGGGCGCCTGTCCAAGACAGAAATCTCAAGAACATCTCCAATGccatgatttttaaagtgaacaATATAGTAAAATGGCTTGATTCTAAGTTGGCGTCGAATCCCAACTTGCAAGTTTTCTTTAGAACAAAGTCGCCAACGCACTTTTTCAAAGGCGACTGGGACACCGGCGGTAGATGCGATAACACCATTCCGATGACCAGAGGGAGTGAAGTCTTCGAAGATGAATCGAGCGACAAGGTTGTAGCTGCTGCCGTTAAGGGTACCAGGGTGAAGCTTTTGGATATAACTGCTCTATCTGATCTAAGAGATGAGGCTCACAATTCATATTATGGTAAAAAATCCCCTGACTGCTTGCATTGGTGCTTGCCTGGTGTTCCAGATACTTGGAATGAACTACTCAATGCACAGCTCTAG
- the LOC108457894 gene encoding protein trichome birefringence-like 14 has product MMKGCKFNILKGIHVSIALLTLCFLVIMLSPWKNNPFLTTLLLAQQRFRQPSSDLLVDAPNNSSISRSRGGHTEEANKSFLKKEATRMGEHHNSSSSTEPVTTFSSEDNDSDEEELSPQNADCNFAKGRWVADSKRPLYSGFGCKQWLSVMWACRLTQRTDFSFEGYRWQPKNCKMKKFNRFSFLRRMRNKTIAFVGDSLGRQQFQSMMCMVSGGEHIIYVEDAAREYGLVKPRGAKRPDGWVYRFTKTNTTILYYWSASLSDLVPINSTDKASDVAMHLDRPPAFLRRYLHRFDVLVLNTGHHWNRGKFEGNRWVMHVNGKPNENKEFEDIRNAKNFTVHSFVRWLDSQLTSHPRLKAFFRTISPRHYRNGDWNTGGTCNNTIPLTNGSEVLQDGSNDKVVESAVRGTKVKLLDITAISELRDEAHMSGYSIRPTQSVNDCLHWCLPGVPDSWNEILIAQI; this is encoded by the exons ATGATGAAAGGATGCAAATTTAATATACTGAAAGGAATCCATGTTTCTATTGCTCTCCTTACTCTGTGTTTTTTAGTTATAATGCTTTCGCCATGGAAGAATAATCCTTTTCTTACTACTCTTCTATTGGCCCAACAACGTTTTAGACAACCTTCTTCAG ACTTGCTTGTGGACGCACCAAATAATTCTTCAATTTCCAGGAGCCGTGGAGGGCATACAGAGGAAGCCAATAAGTCATTTTTGAAAAAAGAAGCAACAAGGATGGGAGAACATCATAATTCTTCTTCATCAACAGAACCTGTAACCACATTCTCTTCTGAAGATAATGATAGTGATGAGGAGGAGTTATCCCCCCAAAATGCAG ATTGCAATTTTGCCAAGGGTAGATGGGTTGCTGACAGCAAGCGGCCATTGTATTCTGGGTTTGGATGTAAACAATGGTTATCAGTAATGTGGGCTTGCAGACTAACCCAACGGACAGACTTCTCTTTTGAGGGATATCGGTGGCAGCCTAAGAattgtaaaatgaaaaagtttaaCCGGTTTTCATTCTTGAGAAG AATGCGGAATAAAACAATTGCCTTTGTAGGAGACTCATTAGGCAGGCAGCAGTTCCAATCCATGATGTGTATGGTCTCAGGCGGGGAACATATTATATATGTTGAAGATGCTGCAAGGGAATATGGGCTTGTTAAACCTCGTGGAGCCAAGCGTCCTGATGGATGGGTCTACCGTTTCACAAAAACAAATACCACCATTTTATATTACTGGTCAGCTAGCCTCTCAGACCTGGTTCCTATAAACAGCACAGACAAAGCCTCTGATGTTGCCATGCATTTGGACCGTCCACCAGCTTTCCTGCGACGATACCTTCATCGTTTTGATGTATTAGTTTTGAATACAGGTCACCACTGGAACAGAGGGAAGTTTGAAGGAAACCGTTGGGTGATGCATGTTAATGGGAAGCCCAATGAGAATAAAGAATTTGAAGATATTAGGAATGCCAAGAATTTCACAGTGCATAGTTTCGTCAGGTGGCTAGATTCACAACTTACATCACACCCACGGCTGAAAGCTTTCTTTAGGACAATCTCTCCAAGGCACTACCGCAATGGAGATTGGAACACCGGAGGTACTTGCAATAATACCATTCCCTTAACCAATGGTAGCGAGGTCTTGCAAGATGGATCTAATGACAAAGTTGTGGAGAGTGCTGTTAGGGGCACAAAGGTAAAGCTTTTGGATATAACTGCGATTTCTGAACTCCGAGATGAAGCTCACATGTCTGGTTACAGTATTAGGCCGACTCAGAGTGTCAATGATTGCTTGCATTGGTGCCTACCCGGCGTACCAGACTCATGGAACGAAATCCTTATTGCACAGATATAG